Genomic DNA from Streptomyces sp. GS7:
TGTGATGGACCGTGTCTACGCGCAGCCGCTGGACGTGCCGGCCCTGGCCCGGATCGCGCACGTGTCACAGGCGCACTTCTCCCGCACCTTCCGGGCCACGTTCGGCGAGACGCCGCATCGCTACCTGCAGCGCCGCCGTGTCGAGCGGGCCATGTTCCTGCTGCGGGAGACTGACCGCAGTGTGACGGACATCTGCTTCGAGGTCGGCTTCGGCAGCCCGGGAACCTTCAGCCGCACGTTCCGCGACATCGTCGGGCGGTCGCCGAGGACGTACCGCAAGGAAGCGGTGGCCACGGGCGTGCCGACGTGCTTCACGATGGCGTGGACGCGACCGAGCGGCTGATCTTCCGTCCTGCTCGTGCCGCCCGTCGACAGAGCAGTTCTGGATAAGTTTTCGTCCCGCCGGCTCAGTAGCGTGATGCACATGTTCAACGCCATCACGCACTCGCAGATATACGTCCTGGACCAGGACGAGGCCCTCGACTTCTACGTCGGCAAGCTCGGCCTGGAGGTCGCCGCCGACGTCGACTTGGGCTTCATGCGCTGGCTGGCCGTCAGCGTTCCCGGTCATCCCGAGCGCCAGATCCTGCTGGAGAAGCCGGGCGTTCCGGCGATGTCCGAGGAGACGGCGGAGCAGGTCCGGGAGCTGGTGACCAAGGGTGCGATGGGTGGGTGGCTCATCTTCACCACGGACGACTGCCGCAAGACGTACGAGACGCTGCTGGGCCGAGGCGTGGAGTTCACCGAGGAACCCACGGACCGCCCGTACGGTAGCGACTGCGGACTTCGCGACCCCTTTGGGAACCGGATCCGCTTCACCCAGCCAAGGGCCTAGATGGTCGATTCCAAGGGGTTTGGTGGTCGTAGGCGGTCAGTGCGCGCATGACCGGCTGACCGCGCATGAACCTGGCTCCACTCATCAGGCCCCCTTGAAATCGATCATCTGGGGGCTGTCCGGCGGGTCACCCCGCAGCCATAGCCGGATCGTGGCGAGGGTGACCGTGCTGGGCCGAACTCACACGGTGGGCCTGCTGCTGGTGCAGCAGGCGTCGCCTTCCAGGGCGGGGGCCTTGCCCATCTCGTCGGCGTCGGCTTTGACGACGTAGACCTCCCAGGGCTCCTCGCCTGGGCCGCGGACCCAGACCTTGTCCTGGACGGCATAGCAGCAGGGGGTGCCGTTCTCCTCGAAGGTCGCAAGTCCCGCTTCCTTGAGGCGGTCGGTGGCCGCGGTGACCAGGTCGGTGGAATCGACCTCGACGCCGAGGTGGTCCAGCCGGGTCTCCTGGCCGGGCTCACCTTCGATCAGGACAAGTTTCAGCGGCGGCTCGGCGATGGCGAAGTTGGCGTAACCGGGGCGGCGCTTGGCCGGCTCGACACCGAACAGCGTGGAGTAGAACTCCACCGACGCATCGAGGTCGGGGACGTTGAGCGCGAGCTGAACGCGGGGCATGACACTCTCCTCATCGCAGTGCATTGATGACTGTCGATGCAACCTTGCGCCTTGAATCGAAGTTGGTCAACATAGAGGTATGTCGAATCAAGAGCGTGAGGTGCTCGGCCAGTCCCAGGAATGCTGTCCGGGGCTGCTGACCGCGCCGTTGGACGAGGGCCAGGCCACAGAGCTGGCGAAGGTCTTCAAGGCCCTGGGGGATCCGGTGCGGCTGCGGCTGCTGTCGATGATCGCCTCCCGGGCCGGTGGTGAGGTGTGCGTGTGCGATCTGACGCCGGCGTTCGATCTGTCGCAGCCGACGATCTCCCACCACCTCAAGCTGCTGCGACAGGCCGGGCTGATCGACTGCGAACGCCGCGGGACGTGGGTCTATTACTGGCTGCTGCCGGAGATGACCGACCGCCTCGCCGGGATACTGACCCGCCCCGCAGGCCAGCCCCTTCCCCGGACCGACCGGACGCCCGCGGGAGCCGCCTCGTGACCGCGACGGACACCACCACGGCGGCGGGGACGGTCGCGGCCCGGCTCTCGTTCCTGGACCGCTTCCTGGCCGTGTGGATCCTGCTGGCCATGGCCGCCGGCCTCGGCCTGGGCCGCCTGGTTCCGGGGCTGGGGGACGCGCTGGCGAAGGTGACGGTCACCGGCGTCTCGCTGCCGATCGCGCTCGGGCTGCTGGTGATGATGTATCCGGTCCTGGCCAAGGTCCGCTATGACCGCCTGGACACCGTCGCCCGCGACCGCCGTCTGCTGATCCCCTCGCTGGTGATCAACTGGATCGTCGGCCCGGCCCTGATGTTCGCGCTCGCGTGGTTCCTCCTGCCCGACCTGCCGGAGTACCGGACCGGGTTGATCATCGTCGGGCTGGCCCGCTGCATCGCCATGGTCATCATCTGGAACGACCTGGCCTGCGGCGACCGCGAAGCCGCCGCCGTCCTGGTCGCCCTGAACTCCGTCTTCCAGGTCCTGGCGTTCAGCTTGCTCGGCTGGTTCTATCTCTCGGTCCTGCCCGGCTGGCTCGGCCTGGAACAGACCGGGCTGAGTGTCTCGGTGTGGGA
This window encodes:
- a CDS encoding helix-turn-helix domain-containing protein; this translates as MSRAAEETNRRMLRARDVMDRVYAQPLDVPALARIAHVSQAHFSRTFRATFGETPHRYLQRRRVERAMFLLRETDRSVTDICFEVGFGSPGTFSRTFRDIVGRSPRTYRKEAVATGVPTCFTMAWTRPSG
- a CDS encoding VOC family protein, whose protein sequence is MFNAITHSQIYVLDQDEALDFYVGKLGLEVAADVDLGFMRWLAVSVPGHPERQILLEKPGVPAMSEETAEQVRELVTKGAMGGWLIFTTDDCRKTYETLLGRGVEFTEEPTDRPYGSDCGLRDPFGNRIRFTQPRA
- a CDS encoding ArsI/CadI family heavy metal resistance metalloenzyme translates to MPRVQLALNVPDLDASVEFYSTLFGVEPAKRRPGYANFAIAEPPLKLVLIEGEPGQETRLDHLGVEVDSTDLVTAATDRLKEAGLATFEENGTPCCYAVQDKVWVRGPGEEPWEVYVVKADADEMGKAPALEGDACCTSSRPTV
- a CDS encoding ArsR/SmtB family transcription factor codes for the protein MSNQEREVLGQSQECCPGLLTAPLDEGQATELAKVFKALGDPVRLRLLSMIASRAGGEVCVCDLTPAFDLSQPTISHHLKLLRQAGLIDCERRGTWVYYWLLPEMTDRLAGILTRPAGQPLPRTDRTPAGAAS
- the arsB gene encoding ACR3 family arsenite efflux transporter, which encodes MTATDTTTAAGTVAARLSFLDRFLAVWILLAMAAGLGLGRLVPGLGDALAKVTVTGVSLPIALGLLVMMYPVLAKVRYDRLDTVARDRRLLIPSLVINWIVGPALMFALAWFLLPDLPEYRTGLIIVGLARCIAMVIIWNDLACGDREAAAVLVALNSVFQVLAFSLLGWFYLSVLPGWLGLEQTGLSVSVWEIARSVLIFLGIPLAAGFLTRRLGEKAKGRTWYETRLIPRIGPFALWGLLFTIVVLFALQGDAITSRPLDVARIALPLLAYFAVMWAGSMALGKAVGLDYPRATTLAFTAAGNNFELAIAVAIATFGATSGQALAGVVGPLIEVPVLIGLVHVALAARRLFPDTPAPATESAGLKEPARG